In a single window of the Sphingosinicella microcystinivorans genome:
- a CDS encoding CvpA family protein, protein MTGFDIVVLLIVGALAVLGAVRGFVTEILTLLAWVAAVVALKLFYPAGKLIAAGMVGSEVAAAAIAFIVIFFGTFFLFRLVGRLLGDRTKRSVIGPVDRVLGLGFGAVKGLIVVSLVFLVVTRGHALIWGGNEKLPEWLLAAKTEPLLDITSRAIIDYAEERQGGLGLGDDRPRASPEDRHYSDTSGGEGYTDEERDALDDLLDDAGSTEI, encoded by the coding sequence ATGACCGGGTTCGACATCGTCGTTCTGCTCATCGTTGGCGCGCTGGCCGTGCTCGGCGCCGTCCGCGGCTTCGTGACCGAGATCCTGACGCTGCTCGCGTGGGTCGCGGCAGTCGTCGCGCTGAAGCTGTTCTACCCGGCGGGCAAGCTGATCGCGGCCGGCATGGTCGGCAGCGAGGTGGCGGCGGCGGCCATCGCCTTCATCGTCATCTTCTTCGGCACCTTCTTCCTGTTCCGCCTCGTCGGGCGGCTGCTCGGCGATCGCACCAAGCGCTCGGTGATCGGGCCCGTCGACCGCGTGCTCGGGCTCGGCTTCGGCGCGGTGAAGGGCCTCATCGTCGTCAGCCTCGTCTTCCTCGTCGTCACGCGCGGCCATGCGCTCATCTGGGGCGGCAACGAGAAGCTGCCGGAGTGGCTGCTCGCCGCGAAGACCGAGCCGCTGCTCGACATCACCAGCCGCGCGATCATCGACTACGCTGAGGAGCGGCAGGGAGGCCTCGGCCTCGGCGACGACCGGCCGCGCGCGTCTCCCGAAGACCGGCACTACAGCGATACGAGCGGCGGCGAAGGCTACACGGACGAAGAGCGCGACGCGCTCGACGATCTGCTGGACGACGCCGGCTCCACCGAAATCTAG